From the genome of Bosea sp. Tri-49, one region includes:
- a CDS encoding YqaA family protein, translated as MPLDLSALGLMAGAAFVAATLLPAQSEAVFVGLLVAKTVDPTLLFIVASLANTAGSVVNWWLGRLIATGGVERLPARLRPDPVRFAKAQGWFARFGWPSLLFAWLPIGGDPLTFVAGSLNYPLLRFVLLVFAGKAARYALLWAGWAAAS; from the coding sequence ATGCCCCTCGATCTTTCCGCCCTCGGCCTGATGGCCGGCGCCGCCTTCGTCGCTGCGACGCTGCTGCCGGCGCAGTCGGAGGCCGTCTTCGTCGGGCTGCTGGTGGCGAAGACCGTCGATCCGACGCTGCTCTTCATCGTCGCTTCGCTCGCCAATACGGCGGGGTCGGTCGTCAACTGGTGGCTCGGCCGGCTGATCGCGACGGGCGGCGTCGAGCGCCTGCCGGCGCGGCTGCGCCCGGATCCGGTGCGCTTCGCCAAGGCGCAGGGCTGGTTCGCCCGCTTCGGCTGGCCTTCGTTGCTCTTCGCCTGGCTGCCGATCGGTGGCGACCCGCTCACCTTCGTCGCAGGGTCGCTGAACTATCCGCTTCTGCGTTTCGTCCTGCTGGTGTTCGCCGGCAAAGCAGCCCGCTATGCCCTGCTCTGGGCCGGTTGGGCGGCTGCGTCATAA
- a CDS encoding DUF1697 domain-containing protein has product MTTYVALLHSIVLGPGKRLVMVDLKAMAAELGFGDPRTWVATGNLIFEGDDAPLPAIESRLEAAFHARFGKHVDIILRRAQDWRRLTAQNPFPHGNGADVGIRVMRKPLGPDTLAMLGRIATPDIALALADGDLWIDFSGKPSETKLLSHLTTKKLGIGTLRNANTVNALAAMLD; this is encoded by the coding sequence ATGACGACCTATGTCGCCCTCCTGCACTCGATCGTGCTCGGCCCCGGCAAGCGCCTGGTGATGGTGGACCTGAAGGCCATGGCGGCCGAGCTCGGCTTTGGCGACCCGCGCACCTGGGTCGCCACCGGCAATCTGATCTTCGAGGGCGACGATGCGCCCCTCCCAGCGATCGAGAGCCGATTGGAAGCGGCTTTCCACGCCCGTTTCGGCAAGCATGTCGATATCATCTTGCGTAGGGCGCAGGACTGGCGGCGGCTCACCGCCCAAAATCCCTTCCCGCACGGGAACGGCGCCGATGTCGGTATCCGCGTCATGCGAAAGCCACTTGGCCCGGACACCTTGGCCATGCTCGGCAGGATCGCCACGCCCGATATTGCGCTCGCCCTCGCCGACGGTGATCTATGGATCGATTTCAGCGGCAAACCGAGTGAAACGAAGCTGCTCTCGCATCTGACGACCAAGAAGCTCGGCATCGGCACGCTGCGCAATGCCAATACCGTCAATGCCCTTGCCGCGATGCTCGATTGA
- the coaA gene encoding type I pantothenate kinase, with the protein MDQRPITAPSAPDLVSPYRTFSRDEWAHLRADTPLTLSVDDLTRLQSINDPISLDEIVAIYLPLSRLLSLYVAATQGLFKATQRFLMAEAEVKVPYVIGVAGSVAVGKSTTARVLQALLSRWPNTPKVELVTTDGFLLPNAELERRGLMQRKGFPESYDSAAILRFLSEVKAGKRAVSAPVYSHLVYDVVPGEQVTVERPDILILEGLNVLQPSRMPRDGTIIPFVSDFFDFSVYLDADENDLHRWYVNRFMTLRQTAFRDPRSFFRKYAEIGEEEALSIAERLWTGINLPNLRENIVPTRQRAGLILTKGASHRIQQVALRRL; encoded by the coding sequence ATGGATCAGCGTCCGATCACGGCGCCATCCGCCCCCGATCTGGTCTCGCCCTATCGCACCTTCTCGCGCGACGAGTGGGCGCATCTGCGCGCCGATACGCCGTTGACGCTCTCGGTCGACGATCTGACGAGGCTGCAATCGATCAACGATCCGATCTCGCTCGACGAGATCGTCGCGATCTATCTGCCGCTCTCGCGCCTGCTTTCGCTCTACGTCGCCGCGACGCAAGGGCTGTTTAAGGCGACGCAGCGCTTCCTGATGGCCGAGGCCGAGGTCAAGGTTCCCTATGTCATCGGCGTCGCCGGCTCGGTCGCGGTCGGCAAGTCGACCACGGCACGCGTGCTCCAGGCTCTGCTCTCGCGCTGGCCGAACACCCCCAAGGTCGAGCTCGTCACCACCGACGGCTTCCTTCTGCCCAATGCCGAGCTCGAGCGCCGCGGCCTGATGCAGCGCAAGGGTTTTCCGGAGAGCTATGACAGCGCCGCGATCCTGCGTTTTCTCTCCGAGGTGAAGGCCGGCAAGCGCGCCGTCAGCGCTCCGGTCTATTCGCATCTGGTCTATGACGTGGTGCCGGGCGAGCAGGTCACGGTCGAGCGGCCAGACATCCTGATCCTCGAAGGTCTGAACGTGCTGCAGCCGAGCCGGATGCCGCGCGACGGCACGATCATCCCGTTCGTCTCGGACTTCTTCGACTTCTCGGTCTATCTCGACGCCGACGAGAACGACCTGCACCGCTGGTACGTCAACCGCTTCATGACGCTGCGCCAGACTGCCTTCCGCGATCCGCGCTCCTTCTTCCGCAAATATGCCGAGATCGGCGAGGAGGAGGCGCTCTCGATCGCCGAGCGGCTCTGGACTGGCATCAATCTGCCCAATCTGCGCGAGAACATCGTGCCGACCCGCCAGCGCGCGGGCCTGATCCTGACAAAGGGCGCCAGCCACCGCATCCAACAGGTGGCGCTGAGGCGGTTGTAG
- a CDS encoding phosphoribosyl-ATP diphosphatase — protein MTAFSLTDLERIVAERASASPEESWTAKLLAAGPERAAKKLGEEAVEAVIAAVKGDRDELIAESADLLYHLLVVLKARDVALRDVLSQLEARTARSGLAEKAARPR, from the coding sequence ATGACGGCTTTCTCGCTGACCGATCTCGAACGCATCGTCGCCGAGCGCGCGAGCGCCTCGCCGGAGGAATCCTGGACGGCGAAGCTCCTCGCCGCCGGTCCTGAGCGCGCCGCCAAGAAGCTCGGCGAGGAAGCCGTCGAGGCGGTGATCGCCGCTGTGAAGGGCGATCGCGACGAGCTGATCGCCGAGAGCGCCGATCTGCTCTATCATCTTTTGGTCGTGCTCAAGGCCCGTGATGTTGCATTGCGGGACGTCTTGAGCCAGCTTGAGGCCCGTACCGCGCGTTCCGGCCTGGCCGAGAAGGCGGCGCGGCCCCGTTGA
- the hisF gene encoding imidazole glycerol phosphate synthase subunit HisF codes for MTLKTRIIPCLDVKDGRVVKGVQFLDLVDAGDPVEAAKAYDAAGADELCFLDITASSEDRGILFDVVTRTAEACFMPLTVGGGVRSIEDIRQLLLAGADKVSIMTEAVKRREFVREAAQKYGAQCIVVAIDAKQVSPERWEVFTHGGRNPTGLDAIVYAREVASLGAGEILLTSMDRDGAKTGFDLDLTRRVADAVSIPVVASGGVGTLDHLVEGVREGRASAVLAASIFHFGTFTIPQAKAHMAAAGLAMRLD; via the coding sequence ATGACCCTGAAGACCCGCATCATCCCCTGCCTCGACGTCAAGGACGGCCGTGTCGTCAAGGGCGTGCAGTTCCTCGATCTCGTCGATGCCGGCGATCCGGTCGAGGCGGCCAAGGCCTATGACGCGGCTGGCGCCGACGAGCTCTGCTTCCTCGACATCACCGCCAGCAGCGAGGACCGCGGCATCCTGTTCGACGTGGTGACGCGCACCGCCGAAGCCTGCTTCATGCCGCTCACCGTCGGCGGCGGTGTGCGCTCAATCGAGGATATCAGGCAATTGCTGCTGGCCGGGGCCGACAAGGTCTCGATCATGACCGAGGCTGTGAAGCGCCGCGAGTTCGTGCGCGAAGCGGCGCAGAAATACGGCGCGCAATGCATCGTCGTCGCGATCGACGCCAAGCAGGTTTCGCCCGAGCGCTGGGAAGTCTTCACCCATGGCGGGCGCAACCCGACCGGGCTCGACGCCATCGTCTATGCCCGCGAGGTCGCCTCATTGGGAGCAGGCGAGATCCTGCTGACCTCGATGGATCGCGACGGCGCCAAGACCGGCTTCGATCTCGATCTCACCCGTCGCGTCGCCGATGCGGTCTCGATCCCGGTCGTCGCCTCGGGCGGCGTCGGCACGCTCGACCATCTCGTCGAAGGCGTGCGCGAGGGGCGCGCCTCGGCCGTGCTCGCGGCCTCGATCTTCCATTTCGGCACTTTCACCATTCCGCAGGCCAAGGCGCATATGGCGGCTGCCGGGCTGGCGATGCGGCTGGATTGA
- a CDS encoding transporter substrate-binding domain-containing protein — protein sequence MTITSSFKVLKLAALSAAAGLGLTAAALAQAPASQLEAIQSRGALQVCTTGDYKPFTLAKDGSFEGIDIELAKSLAKAIGVEAKFVQTKWSDLMNDFTGGKCDIAMGGISVTLDRQKRAFFSAPYLINGKAPIARCADKAKFQTVADIDKPEIRVIVNPGGTNERFVRANFKQAKIEVYPDNVTIFDQILAGKADIMIAESIETKVQEKSKPGLCAINPDEPLQYGEMGYLLPRGDVVFKAFVDQWLHLAKATGEFATIYNQFVR from the coding sequence ATGACGATCACATCGTCCTTCAAGGTCCTGAAGCTCGCGGCGCTGAGCGCCGCTGCCGGGCTCGGCCTCACCGCCGCCGCACTGGCGCAGGCCCCCGCCAGCCAGCTCGAGGCGATCCAGAGCCGCGGCGCGCTGCAGGTCTGCACCACCGGCGACTACAAGCCGTTCACGCTGGCCAAGGACGGCAGCTTCGAAGGCATCGACATCGAGCTGGCGAAATCGCTGGCGAAGGCCATCGGCGTCGAAGCCAAGTTCGTGCAGACGAAATGGTCCGATCTGATGAACGATTTCACCGGCGGCAAATGCGACATCGCCATGGGCGGCATCTCGGTGACGCTCGACCGGCAGAAGCGCGCCTTCTTCTCCGCGCCCTATTTGATCAACGGCAAGGCGCCGATCGCGCGCTGCGCCGACAAAGCGAAGTTCCAGACCGTCGCCGATATCGACAAGCCGGAGATCCGCGTCATCGTCAATCCCGGCGGTACCAATGAGCGTTTCGTCCGCGCCAACTTCAAGCAGGCCAAGATCGAGGTCTACCCCGACAACGTCACGATCTTCGACCAGATCCTGGCCGGCAAGGCCGACATCATGATCGCCGAATCGATCGAGACAAAGGTTCAGGAGAAGAGCAAGCCGGGTCTGTGCGCGATCAACCCGGACGAGCCGCTGCAATATGGCGAGATGGGCTATCTGCTGCCGCGCGGCGACGTCGTCTTCAAGGCCTTCGTCGACCAGTGGCTGCATCTCGCCAAGGCGACCGGCGAATTCGCCACGATCTACAACCAGTTCGTGCGCTGA
- a CDS encoding carbonic anhydrase — MCDHCVSAAGKTGLSRRGLFAAGAGLALAGALSTPVRAQSTVVGADEALKRLVDGNARYVAGTLNERDFSAGRAARAASQAPFASILSCADSRIAPELAFDQGPGQLFVTRVAGNFVNEDVLASLEYGAQVLGSQLILVLGHSNCGAVSATINVVKEKTQLPGHLPSLINAIRPAVLAAQKEGAADLLKAATIANVRLNVAKLKKATPILSQRLAQKQLSVVGGVYDLATGKVELV, encoded by the coding sequence ATGTGCGATCACTGTGTCTCGGCCGCCGGCAAGACCGGGCTCTCGCGCCGCGGGTTGTTTGCGGCCGGTGCCGGCCTGGCCCTGGCTGGCGCGCTGTCCACGCCCGTGCGGGCGCAATCGACCGTGGTCGGCGCCGATGAAGCTCTGAAGCGACTGGTGGACGGCAATGCCCGCTATGTCGCGGGCACGCTGAACGAGCGCGATTTCTCGGCCGGCCGGGCGGCGCGCGCCGCCTCGCAGGCTCCCTTCGCCTCGATCCTGAGCTGCGCCGATTCGCGCATCGCGCCGGAACTCGCCTTCGACCAGGGGCCCGGCCAACTCTTCGTCACCCGCGTCGCCGGCAACTTCGTCAACGAGGACGTGCTGGCGAGCCTCGAATACGGCGCGCAGGTACTGGGCTCGCAGCTCATCCTGGTGCTCGGCCACAGCAATTGCGGCGCTGTCTCGGCGACGATCAACGTCGTCAAGGAGAAGACGCAGCTGCCGGGGCACCTGCCCTCGCTGATCAACGCGATCAGGCCGGCCGTGCTCGCGGCGCAGAAGGAGGGAGCGGCGGATCTGCTGAAGGCGGCCACCATCGCCAATGTCCGGCTCAACGTCGCCAAGCTGAAGAAGGCCACGCCGATCCTGTCGCAGCGTCTCGCGCAGAAGCAGCTTTCCGTGGTCGGCGGCGTTTACGATCTGGCAACAGGCAAGGTCGAGCTGGTCTAG
- the hisA gene encoding 1-(5-phosphoribosyl)-5-[(5-phosphoribosylamino)methylideneamino]imidazole-4-carboxamide isomerase — protein MGAVILFPAIDLKEGQCVRLKQGDMGQATIFNDDPAAQAATFEAQGFQWLHVVDLDGAFAGKPMNATAVEAILKRVDFPVQLGGGIRDIRTVEGWLAKGVARVIIGTAAVRDPGFVRAAARAFPGKVAVGIDARDGFVAVEGWAETSALAADDLGRRFEDAGVAAIVYTDIARDGMLQGINWDGTIGLAHALSIPVIASGGLASMADIERLCAPDAAILEGAITGRALYDGRIDPAAALARVAAA, from the coding sequence ATGGGCGCCGTGATCCTCTTTCCCGCCATCGACCTCAAGGAAGGCCAGTGCGTCCGGCTGAAGCAGGGCGATATGGGTCAGGCCACGATCTTCAACGACGATCCCGCCGCCCAGGCCGCGACCTTCGAGGCGCAAGGCTTCCAGTGGCTGCATGTCGTCGATCTCGACGGCGCCTTCGCCGGCAAGCCGATGAATGCGACCGCTGTCGAGGCGATCCTCAAGCGCGTTGATTTCCCGGTGCAGCTCGGCGGCGGCATCCGCGACATCAGGACGGTCGAGGGCTGGCTCGCCAAGGGCGTCGCCCGCGTCATCATCGGCACGGCGGCGGTGCGCGATCCCGGCTTCGTGCGCGCGGCGGCCAGGGCCTTTCCGGGCAAGGTCGCGGTCGGCATCGACGCGCGCGACGGCTTCGTCGCCGTGGAAGGCTGGGCTGAGACCTCGGCGCTGGCGGCGGACGATCTCGGTCGGCGCTTCGAGGACGCCGGCGTTGCCGCGATCGTCTACACCGACATCGCCCGCGACGGCATGCTCCAAGGCATCAACTGGGACGGCACGATCGGCTTGGCGCATGCGCTCTCGATCCCGGTGATCGCCTCCGGCGGCCTCGCCTCCATGGCCGATATCGAGCGGCTCTGCGCGCCCGATGCGGCGATCCTCGAAGGCGCGATCACCGGCCGCGCCCTCTATGACGGCCGCATCGACCCGGCAGCGGCGTTGGCGCGGGTCGCGGCGGCCTGA
- the hisH gene encoding imidazole glycerol phosphate synthase subunit HisH yields the protein MSQTVAIVDYGSGNLHSAAKAFERAATESGIPSTIRVTSDPAEVRAADRIVLPGVGAFADCRRGLDAVPGMVEALEEAVRSKGRPFLGICVGMQLMASRGLEYVTTQGLGWIAGDVALIRPQDDALKIPHMGWNTLHPQDEHPLLAGIETGPSGWHAYFVHSYALIAENPQEVLALTDYGGPVTAIVAKGNIAGTQFHPEKSQRLGLKLIGNFLRWAP from the coding sequence ATGAGCCAGACCGTCGCCATCGTCGATTACGGCTCGGGCAATCTGCACTCGGCCGCCAAGGCCTTCGAGCGCGCCGCCACTGAATCCGGTATCCCCTCAACCATCCGGGTCACCAGCGATCCGGCCGAGGTCCGCGCTGCCGACCGCATTGTCCTGCCCGGCGTTGGCGCCTTCGCCGATTGCCGGCGCGGGCTCGACGCCGTCCCCGGCATGGTCGAGGCGCTCGAGGAGGCGGTTCGGAGCAAAGGCCGGCCCTTCCTCGGCATCTGCGTCGGCATGCAATTGATGGCGAGCCGCGGGCTCGAATACGTCACCACGCAGGGCCTCGGCTGGATCGCCGGCGACGTCGCACTGATCCGGCCGCAGGACGATGCCCTGAAGATCCCGCATATGGGCTGGAACACGCTGCATCCGCAGGACGAGCACCCGCTGCTCGCCGGCATCGAGACCGGCCCGTCCGGCTGGCACGCCTATTTCGTGCACTCCTATGCATTGATAGCCGAGAACCCGCAGGAGGTTCTGGCGCTGACCGATTACGGCGGCCCGGTCACCGCGATCGTGGCAAAGGGCAACATCGCCGGCACGCAGTTCCACCCGGAGAAGAGTCAGAGGCTCGGCCTCAAGCTGATCGGCAATTTCCTGAGATGGGCGCCGTGA
- a CDS encoding DUF2628 domain-containing protein, whose amino-acid sequence MAFYQALIPPPDAGGLREEIEQARLLPESFTWPALIFGGVWLLFKRLWLAFIVYALVWVGLIYLQRQMGFSFLAVMLSHTALAVFLGLEGQNLIARKLLRKGWRLVDVVEAPDLSSAERRFFERALPAGAPPRVVETAPAPARFAAGPAPVIGLFPEANGR is encoded by the coding sequence ATGGCGTTCTATCAGGCTCTGATCCCGCCGCCGGATGCGGGAGGCTTGCGCGAGGAGATCGAGCAGGCCCGTCTCCTGCCGGAGAGCTTCACCTGGCCGGCCCTGATCTTCGGCGGCGTCTGGCTGCTGTTCAAACGGCTCTGGCTCGCCTTCATTGTTTACGCCCTGGTCTGGGTTGGGTTGATCTACCTTCAGCGCCAGATGGGCTTTTCCTTTCTCGCGGTGATGCTCTCGCATACCGCCCTTGCGGTTTTCCTTGGCCTCGAGGGCCAAAACCTGATCGCGCGCAAGCTGCTGCGTAAGGGCTGGCGGCTGGTCGACGTGGTCGAGGCGCCAGATCTCTCCAGCGCCGAGCGCCGCTTTTTCGAGCGGGCGCTGCCGGCCGGCGCGCCGCCGCGCGTCGTCGAGACCGCGCCAGCTCCGGCCCGCTTCGCAGCCGGCCCCGCGCCGGTGATCGGCCTCTTCCCCGAGGCGAACGGACGATGA
- the hisB gene encoding imidazoleglycerol-phosphate dehydratase HisB has translation MRSGEVKRRTNETDIAVKLVLDGTGKAEISTGVGFFDHMLDLFARHSLIDTTVTVKGDTHIDDHHSVEDAGIALGEALKQALGDKKGIRRYADVHLPMDETLTRVAVDVSGRPFLVFRTQFKAEKIGSFDTELVREFFQAFAMNAGITLHVETLYGDNAHHIAESCFKGLARALRRAIEVDPREGGRVPSTKGAL, from the coding sequence ATGCGTTCTGGCGAAGTGAAGCGCCGCACCAACGAGACCGATATCGCGGTCAAGCTTGTGCTCGACGGCACGGGCAAGGCCGAGATTTCGACCGGGGTCGGCTTTTTCGACCATATGCTCGATCTCTTCGCCCGCCATTCGCTGATCGACACCACGGTCACCGTGAAGGGCGACACCCATATCGACGACCATCACTCGGTCGAGGATGCCGGCATCGCGCTCGGCGAGGCCCTGAAGCAGGCGCTCGGCGACAAGAAGGGCATCCGCCGCTATGCCGACGTCCACCTGCCGATGGACGAGACGCTGACCCGCGTCGCGGTCGACGTTTCCGGCCGGCCCTTCCTGGTCTTCCGCACGCAGTTCAAGGCCGAGAAGATCGGCAGCTTCGACACCGAGCTGGTGCGCGAGTTCTTCCAGGCTTTCGCCATGAATGCGGGCATCACGCTGCATGTCGAGACGCTCTATGGCGACAATGCCCACCATATCGCCGAGAGCTGCTTCAAGGGCCTGGCGCGGGCGCTGCGCAGGGCGATCGAGGTCGATCCGCGCGAGGGCGGCCGCGTGCCCTCGACCAAGGGCGCATTGTAG
- a CDS encoding isocitrate lyase/PEP mutase family protein, translated as MTQADKASQLAALHVKGRPLVLYNVWDAGSARSAAKAGSKAIATGSWSMAAAHGFDDGEAIPLDLIETIVGRIASVVALPLTVDFEGGYAQDPDGVAKNAARIIAAGAVGLNFEDQIVGTGALYAIADQVQRIKAIRSAADDLGIAVFINARTDLFLLEADKARHASLVDVAIERAQAYQQAGCSGFFIPGLLDESGIATICDALTLPVNVMVMGDAPDREALTGLGVSRISYGPGPYLAAQARFVEQCAASLAGA; from the coding sequence ATGACACAGGCCGACAAAGCAAGCCAGCTCGCCGCACTTCATGTCAAAGGCCGACCGCTGGTCCTCTACAATGTTTGGGATGCCGGCAGCGCCCGCTCGGCGGCCAAGGCCGGCAGCAAGGCAATCGCCACCGGGAGCTGGTCGATGGCGGCGGCCCATGGCTTCGACGACGGCGAGGCGATCCCGCTCGACCTGATCGAGACGATCGTCGGCCGCATCGCGTCGGTCGTCGCACTGCCGCTTACCGTCGATTTCGAAGGCGGCTACGCGCAAGACCCCGACGGCGTCGCGAAAAATGCCGCACGGATCATCGCCGCCGGCGCGGTCGGTCTGAACTTCGAGGACCAGATCGTCGGGACTGGTGCGCTCTACGCCATCGCCGACCAAGTGCAGCGGATCAAGGCGATCCGGAGCGCGGCGGATGATCTCGGCATCGCCGTGTTCATCAACGCCAGGACGGATCTTTTCCTGCTGGAGGCAGACAAGGCGCGCCATGCAAGCCTCGTCGATGTGGCGATCGAGCGGGCGCAGGCCTATCAGCAGGCGGGCTGCAGCGGCTTCTTCATTCCCGGACTGCTCGACGAGAGCGGCATCGCGACGATCTGCGATGCGCTGACGCTTCCCGTGAACGTGATGGTGATGGGCGACGCGCCCGATCGCGAGGCCCTGACCGGGCTCGGCGTGTCACGGATCAGCTACGGCCCGGGACCGTATCTGGCGGCGCAGGCCCGTTTCGTCGAGCAATGTGCCGCCAGCCTGGCCGGCGCCTGA
- the hslV gene encoding ATP-dependent protease subunit HslV: MSETNNAPVMHATTILMVRKGGRVVIGGDGQVSLGPTIMKGNAKKVRRLAKGAVIAGFAGATADAFTLFERLEAKLEQFPTQLLRACVELAKDWRTDRYLRRLEAMLLVADKEVSLLISGTGDVLEPEASEHGSVMAIGSGGNYALAAARALVDGEADAEAIVRKAMKIAGDICVYTNHSLVIETLESA; the protein is encoded by the coding sequence ATGTCCGAGACTAACAACGCCCCCGTCATGCACGCGACCACCATCCTGATGGTGCGCAAGGGCGGCCGTGTCGTGATCGGCGGCGACGGCCAGGTCTCGCTCGGCCCGACGATCATGAAGGGCAATGCGAAGAAGGTGCGCCGCCTCGCCAAGGGCGCGGTGATCGCCGGTTTCGCCGGCGCGACCGCCGACGCCTTCACCTTGTTCGAGCGGCTGGAAGCCAAGCTGGAGCAGTTCCCGACGCAGTTGCTGCGCGCCTGCGTCGAACTCGCCAAGGACTGGCGCACCGACCGCTATCTGCGCCGGCTCGAAGCGATGCTGCTCGTCGCCGACAAGGAGGTCTCGCTGCTGATCTCCGGCACCGGCGACGTGCTCGAGCCGGAAGCTTCCGAGCATGGCTCGGTGATGGCGATCGGCTCAGGCGGCAATTACGCGCTCGCCGCGGCCCGCGCTTTGGTCGATGGCGAGGCCGATGCCGAGGCGATCGTGCGCAAGGCGATGAAGATCGCCGGCGACATCTGCGTCTACACCAATCACTCGCTCGTCATCGAGACCCTGGAGAGCGCATGA
- a CDS encoding GNAT family N-acetyltransferase: MNFVADGYAFAPATPDDFPLLARWLEQDHVRRWWGDPDEELAEIARIFGDPSMEALIVSHDGRPFAHQQSWDPSLWPDYPLQDQPAGTRGIDQFIGEPDMLGQGHGTRFIGAFARHLLAEGAPRVVIDPDPENLAAIRAYGKAGFMALDIRETGDGPALIMIQEPV, encoded by the coding sequence ATGAATTTCGTCGCCGACGGCTATGCCTTCGCGCCCGCGACGCCCGACGATTTCCCGCTGCTGGCGCGCTGGCTCGAACAGGACCATGTCCGACGCTGGTGGGGCGATCCCGACGAGGAGCTCGCCGAGATCGCGCGCATCTTCGGCGACCCCAGCATGGAGGCGCTGATCGTCAGCCATGACGGGCGGCCCTTCGCGCATCAGCAGAGTTGGGATCCCTCGCTTTGGCCGGACTATCCGCTGCAGGATCAGCCGGCGGGCACGCGCGGCATCGACCAGTTCATCGGCGAGCCCGACATGCTCGGCCAGGGCCATGGCACCCGCTTCATCGGCGCCTTCGCCCGGCACCTGCTCGCGGAGGGCGCGCCGCGAGTGGTGATCGACCCCGATCCGGAGAATCTCGCCGCGATCCGCGCCTATGGAAAGGCCGGTTTCATGGCCCTCGATATCCGCGAGACCGGCGACGGTCCCGCGCTGATCATGATCCAGGAACCTGTTTGA
- the hslU gene encoding ATP-dependent protease ATPase subunit HslU has product MTSFSPREIVSELDRFIVGQNDAKRAVAIALRNRWRRQQLEGPLREEVAPKNILMIGPTGCGKTEIARRLAKLANAPFLKVEATKFTEVGYVGRDVESIVRDLVEVAIGLVRESRRKDVQAKAHVAAEERVLDALVGPTASATTRDAFRRKLRANELDDKEIEIEVASGGSTQPMFEVPGMPGASIGAINLSDMFGKAFGQKGKPRRVQVKDAYGPLLAEESDKLIDQDAIIQAAIREVENSGIVFLDEIDKICAREGRGGADVSREGVQRDLLPLIEGTTVATKHGPVKSDHILFIASGAFHVSKPSDLLPELQGRLPIRVELSPLDVEDFKRILTETEASLIKQSVAMLATEQVAIEFTPDAIAAIARIAVEVNSSVENIGARRLQTVIERILDEISFTATDRGGESVTIDAAYVEARIGDLARNADLSRFIL; this is encoded by the coding sequence ATGACGTCGTTTTCCCCCCGCGAGATCGTCTCCGAGCTCGACCGCTTCATCGTCGGCCAGAACGACGCCAAGCGCGCCGTCGCGATCGCGCTGCGCAATCGCTGGCGCCGGCAGCAGCTCGAAGGCCCGCTGCGCGAGGAAGTCGCTCCCAAGAACATCCTGATGATCGGGCCGACCGGCTGCGGCAAGACCGAGATCGCCCGCCGCCTCGCCAAGCTGGCGAATGCGCCCTTCCTCAAGGTCGAGGCGACCAAGTTCACCGAGGTCGGCTATGTCGGCCGTGACGTCGAATCGATCGTGCGCGACCTGGTCGAAGTCGCGATCGGGCTGGTGCGCGAGAGCCGGCGCAAGGACGTCCAGGCCAAGGCGCATGTCGCCGCCGAGGAGCGCGTGCTCGACGCGCTGGTCGGACCGACGGCGAGCGCAACCACGCGCGACGCTTTCCGCCGCAAGCTGCGCGCCAACGAACTCGACGACAAGGAGATCGAGATCGAAGTTGCCTCCGGCGGCTCGACCCAGCCGATGTTCGAGGTGCCCGGCATGCCCGGCGCCTCGATCGGCGCGATCAACCTCTCCGACATGTTCGGCAAGGCCTTCGGCCAGAAGGGCAAGCCCCGGCGCGTCCAGGTCAAGGACGCCTATGGCCCGCTGCTCGCCGAGGAGAGCGACAAGCTGATCGACCAGGATGCGATCATCCAGGCGGCGATCCGCGAGGTCGAGAACAGCGGCATCGTCTTCCTCGACGAGATCGACAAGATCTGCGCCCGTGAGGGCCGCGGCGGCGCCGACGTCTCGCGCGAGGGCGTGCAGCGCGACCTCCTGCCGTTGATCGAGGGCACGACGGTCGCGACCAAGCACGGGCCGGTGAAGAGCGACCACATCCTCTTCATCGCGTCCGGCGCCTTCCATGTCTCGAAGCCGTCAGACCTCTTGCCGGAACTGCAGGGTCGCCTGCCGATCCGGGTCGAGCTCTCGCCGCTCGATGTCGAGGACTTCAAGCGCATCCTGACCGAGACCGAGGCCAGCCTGATCAAGCAGTCGGTGGCGATGCTGGCTACCGAGCAGGTCGCGATCGAGTTCACGCCGGACGCGATCGCGGCGATCGCGCGTATCGCGGTCGAGGTCAATTCGAGTGTTGAGAACATCGGCGCGCGCCGGCTCCAGACCGTGATCGAGCGCATCCTCGACGAGATCTCGTTCACCGCGACCGACCGCGGCGGCGAGAGCGTGACGATCGACGCCGCCTATGTCGAGGCGCGGATCGGCGATCTCGCCAGGAATGCCGATCTGAGCCGGTTCATTCTGTGA